The following is a genomic window from Methanococcoides sp. AM1.
GGTGTACATGAACATTGATACAAAGCCAATGAACTCACCGAACTCACCCATACCAAGCAGGTGGCTCTGAAGTCTTGAGAGCTCCTCGAGGATGACCCTAATATATTGGGACCTTTCCGGAACTTCGATATCTGCAAGTTTCTCTACAGCACCAACGTATGCTTCTTCGTTGGTCATTGCTGTTAGGTAGCAGATCCTATCAACGATAGGAATACCCTGGAGATACGTCTTGTTCTCTAAAATCTTTTCAATACCCTTGTGAATGAAGCCTAACTCAATCTCAGCATCAACTACAGTTTCTCCCCTGAGCCTCAGGTTCAACCTGAAAGGTCCGGGCTGCATTGGGTGCTGTGGTCCGAGGTGGACTATCATTTCTGATGGGCCTACATTTTCATCCATATTTAAGCCTCACACCAAATTTCTGGCAGTCGTGTTCGGGAAGCCTTCATAATCTTTTCTCAGAGGCCAATCCCCTAACAGCTCCTCTGGAAGAACAAGCTGTCTGAGGTCCGGGTGGTTGTTGAACTTAACACCGAACAGTTCGTAAGTTTCTCTTTCGTACCAGTTTGCATTCCAATAGACAGGAACAATGGACTCGATCTCCGGAGCATCCCTTGGAAGCTTCACCTTGATGGTAAGCAACACAGGATGGTCGTATGAAGCTATGTGATAAACAACAACGATCTCGTCTTTTTTAGGATAATCTATTGCAGTTTCGCTTGAAAGATGGTCAAATGCAAGTTCATCTTTCAGGTACTGGCAAACATCTTTGATCTTTTCAGGTTCCAGGTAAGCAGATATCCTTATGTCAGAATCTACTTTTGCGTCCGTAAGGGAATCCTGGAACTTGTTGACCAATGAATCAATAATGCTTTTTGCATCCATGATATAACCTCAATAATCCGTCCCATGGTCCTTTTTAGCCATGATCTTCTTCTGAAGCTCAAGGAATCCCTGAAGCAGGGCTTCCGGCCTTGGTGGACATCCTGGAATAAAAACGTCTATAGGGAACAATTTGTCAATGTTCTGCACTGTACTGTAGGATTCATAGAAAGGACCACCACTAATAGAGCAGTCACCCATGCATATTACCCACTTTGGTGCAGCCATCTGTTCCCACAGTTTCTGGAGTGCAGGAAGGTACTTCCTTGTCACGTATCCACTGATGATCATGACATCTGCGTGCCTTGGGGAATTACGTGGAATGATACCGAACCTGTCAGTATCATAGTGAGCACAACCTGTAGCGATCATTTCCACACCACAGCAACCCATTGGCTGAGTCATGAACCATAGGGAATTTTTCCTACCCCAGTTTATTGCATCCTGTGCTTTTGTCTTTTTCAAGAAATCAGTGATAGCCATGGAAGTGGTGGTAATGACACCTGGAATCTCTTCCACGTACTCCTCCTGATCCTCTACTGGTACATTATCGTTTAATTCATCCATTTAAGAGCACCCTTCTTCCATAAGTAGGCATATCCAAACAACAAAACGAAAATGAAGATCAACATCTCAACGATCGCTGTTACCATATCGACACCATTGCCTATGTATACCATAGCCCATGGGTAAAGGAAAAGAACTTCGATATCGAACAGAACGAATGCGATCGCATAAAGATAATACTCAACATTGAACTGTATTCGCGCATCTCCTAACGGATCGGAACCACATTCATAGGTCGCATATTTATTAGGTGATTTGCTTCTGGGGCTTAGCAACTTGACCATAGCCATTGTTGCAGGTGGCATCAGAAGCGAAACTACAAGAAACACAGCAACCGGAATGTAACTATTGATAATATTGCTACTATCGATTATTACTGACATGATGAATCACCTGATGATTACTAATCGTAGATATTACAATCGTAGATATAGTATTCTCTATATAACTATTTCCAAAAAAGAGTCATTCATGATAAAACATGACGATATATAGCATAGAAAGTATACAGAATGAAAGAATAAAATAAGTAATAGATATTTCTATTTTGAGTAATAATAAACAGGATTTACAACAAATAATAGGAATGATAAAAAAAGCGATCAAAAAATATTAATAAAAATAAGAATGCTGAGAAGCAGGTAACATCCTACTTCCCCGTTCTTCAGACCATTTTTGGCGAGAAGTATTTCTTTATCATTGCACCACAGTTCGAGCAGGAGATCACGAGCCATTCGCCAACTTCTTCCGATTCATACTTGTCAAAGATGGATGAGCCGCAACTGGGGCACATATAATGCTCCTTAAAGTAGTAATGATAGAACTGAGGAGTCTGCTCAAGCCAGTCAAGAACTTCATGCATGCGCTCAAAATAACGCTGTTTTGAAGGTGTCTTGCTTTCCTGAATAGCATCTTCAGCACGCTCAGTGACACCTTTTGCATATTTATGCGATTTAGAGGTTATCTTCTTGTAATCGCTTACATAGCGGGTAGTATTGTCCAGATAGTGCAGATATCCTTCATGTGCTTTTGGTTTTGAAGCATCCTGCACGGTCTTCATGAAATACTCGCCCATTACATCTTCCATAATATCTGCACATGCAGTACAGATATTATAGCCCTCATATTGCTTATAGTCCTGATCTTCTCCGCAGATCACGCATTTTTCCATATAGGACACCCCCTGCAGTAATTCTTATTTGACCAGTACAGGCTTCATAGCTTCCCTTGTGAACATGATCGGGAAGATGTTAAGTACTCCAAGCAGGTCTCCTGCACGAACCTTTCCGGTCTCCTGTCCGAAAACATAGACATATTTGATCGTTCGTGGCTTCTCAACAAGACAGTTACCTTCCTTGGAAGCTACCTTCAGGACAGAAGCTACCGCGTGGTAAGTAAAAGCACACGGAATTGCAAGAGTATCCGCATCCAGTGTGACCTCCTGGATAGCGATCTTCTTGTATTCGCCAGCACGGAGTTCTACATCCTCATCAGAGATCATCATCCCCCACTTCGCACGGGTGGCGATAGTGAATTCATAGGGTGCGGCCTTGAACTTCTTTGAAATCAATTCACCGTCTTTACGAGCTACTACTTGTATCGTTTCCGTGGACATAAAATCACCATAATATATGTTGGTATTTTAGTATAAATAGATTATCATTATTGTTAATGAACAATTTAAAGTTGACACTAGCAGAAGTTAAAAAAAGAATTGAACCAGGTACCCAAAATAATAACTATAAGATAATATGGCATTTCAATATTAATAATTATTTCAAGACTGCCATATAGAAAAGAGCAGATTCAAAAATGAAGCTTCAATTAATTGCTGACATATGAATTGAACAAAATCCTTTTGAGCATTGAAGGACTTAAAAGGACCAAACTCGAGGGAAATTAATGAAAGTCAATGAAAACTGTGTTGGATGTGGCCAGTGCACTGCATTTTGTAAAAAGGATGCGATCATTGTTAAAAGTAAGGCACATATCACAGATAAATGTGTAGAATGCGGAATATGTGCAGCATACTGCCCCATGAAAGCTATAGAGGTAGCTGAATGAAGGTCATAGTGATAGGTGCGGGACTTGGCGGTTTGCTAAGCGCGGCAAAATTATCAGGATCAGGATATGATGTTGAAGTCTTTGAACGCCTGCCTATGACAGGAGGACGGTTCACCAATATTGATGTTAAAGGATACAAATTGACCACAGGCGCGCTCCACATGATACCACATGGCCCCACCGGACCATTGGCACAACTCCTCGAGGAAGTGGGCGCAGAGGTCACCATCGAGCGCGATGAAGGAATGGCTTTCATGCGCATCTTCGAAGACATTGAGAACAACATTTATGAAGACGTACCTTTTGGAAAGTTCGGAAAGATGTTCTCACTCTGGAACAGGATAAAACTTGCATTTTTCATGATGACCACCAGAAGAAATCCCCCCAGAGACTGCTCCTTTGCAGAATGGCTTTCAAAGCACCTCGATGAACCTCTTGCACATCAAATGGCAGATTCTTTCTGCGGCTGGGCCCTTAGCCTGAAAGCAGCTGATGTTCCTGTGGAAGAAGCATTTGAGATTTTTGAGAAACTATACCGCCACGGCGGTCCCGGAGTGCCGATCGGAGGCTGTAAAGCTGTTACTGATGCACTAGCGGATGTTGTCAGGAACAATGGTGGAACCATACATACTGATAAAGAGGTCTCAGAGATCATCATCGAAGATGGAAAAGCTTCAGGCGTCATTATAGACGGTCAAAAATATCCTGCAGACCTTGTTCTCAGCAATATCGGACATAATTTCACACATGGCCTTTGCAAAGATGTTGATATTAACGAGGAACACCAGCAGTACCTGAACAAAATAAAAGTAATAAAGCCTTCTGCCGGAGTTAAGATCTGCCTTGCTGCAAATGAACCACTGATCGGACATGGAGGCGTTCTGTTCACACCCTCGGCCAGACGTGTGAATGGTATCAACGAGGTTACCAACATCGATCCTGATCTTGCACCACAAGGCAAACACCTTGTTATGGCCCACCAGACAACCCAATGGAATAGGATCCCTTATCTGGAGGATGAGATCGACTTGGGCATAAAGGATCTTAACGAGATCTTTGCAGGCAAGGATTTCGACGTGCTCCTCACACAATCCTATTATAATGGCTGGCCTGTCAACAGGTCATCATCAGGTTCAGACATCGGCAATACAACACCCATAGAAGGATTGTACGTAGTGGGCGATGGTGCAAAAGGCAAGGGCGGCATCGAAGTTGAAGGCGTAGCCCTTGGTGTAAAGAACACCATGAATCTCATTCTGGACAATTAAAACCTGAACATAAATCATTTTGATGGCGGAGCGCTAACCGTCAACAAAATTTTACCATTTCTGCTCAAAGAGAACTGCCACCATCAGCATATTTCCATTATTACTTTGACCTCTGGAAACCCGGTATGATATTTTCCAACACATTTTAGTTATTACCAAAATTTACCCTCAGGTATGATCTGCATCACAAATGTACCTTCGATTAAACTTATGTACTAATTCCTTCATTCATTCACCAATTATGCCCGAATTTGTGACCTTCTCACGCAATGTTTTCATCCCTGTTACGAACATTTGCAGGAACCGTTGCGGATATTGTACCTTCAGGCGCGACCCGGACCACCCGGAAGCCCGTCTTATGAGTGCAGAAGAGATTATACAGATCCTGAAAAATGGAAAAGAAGCAGGATGTACTGAAGCGCTTTTTGTTTTTGGAGAATATGCCGAAGAGGTTCCCGAATATAGAAAGGAACTTAAAAAAATGGGCTATTCCAGCACCATTGAGTATGTCACTGAACTTTGTGAACTTGCCATCGAGATAGGAATGTTGCCGCATACCAATGCAGGCATTCTCACCCGGCATGAACTCGAGATGTTAAAACCACTAAACGTTAGCATGGGCCTTATGCTGGAAACAACTGCAGAACTGAAAGCCCACAGTGAATCTCCCGGAAAAGCTCCTTCAAAACGGATCGAGATGATACGCACTGCCGGAGAACTGCAGATACCTTTCACAACAGGCATACTGGTAGGCATCGGAGAAAGCATAGAGGACAGGAAGCATTCCCTGGAAACCATCGCAGCGATCCATAAAGAGTTCGGACATATCCAGGAAGTCATCATCCAGAACTTTATGCCTAAACCGAACACACCGATGGCAGATCATGCCCCACCTGCAAAAGAAGAGATGATTCGGACAGTCTCCCTTGCGCGAGAGATACTACCGGATGATGTCTCTGTTCAGGTCGCACCAAATCTTATTAAGCCCCATATACTGATACAAAATGGAGCTACCGACCTTGGAGGAATTTCTCCCACCACCATCGACTGGATCAATCCCGAAGCAGAATGGCCAAGTGTGATCGACCTTCAGCAGATGACAGGAGGGATACCCCTGAAGGAAAGATTACCGATATATCCACATCATATTAGGAAAGGCTGGTATAGCAACGACCTTTCTGACCTAATCGAAACACTTACCGATAAAAACGGATTCAAGAGGAAACAGCAATGATCCCTGAAGATATCGTAGAAAGAGCATACATGGGTACCACTACCAAAGAAGATGCTCTTAAATTACTGGAAGTGAAACCCTTTGAACTATATGCACTGGCAGACAAGCTAAGATATGAAGCAGTTGGAAATAACGTCACCTACGTTGTCAACCGTAACATCAATTTCACCGACAGATGTGTCGGAACATGTGGATTCTGTGCATTCAAGGATAAAAAGGGATACCTGCTCTCACCTGAACAAATAAGGGAAAAGATTGATGAAGCAATTGCATCAGATGCCACCGAACTGTGTATTCAGGGAGGATTGATGGAGGATGTAAAACTCGATCTCTACCTGGACATTCTCAGGGCAGTAAAAGAAGACCACCACCACATCCATACTCATTGTTTCTCACCAATGGAAGTTTACCATGCTGCCACTTCCAATGGACTGACCATTGAAGAAACCCTGGCTGAACTTAAGAAGAACGGATTGAACACCATGCCAGGGACCGCTGCAGAGATACTGGCAGACCGGGTGCGCGACATCATCTGCCCGGAAAAGATCACGAGACAGCAGTGGATAGACATAGTAACATCCGCACACCGGGCAGGGATACCCACAACTGCCACGATGATGTACGGACATGTAGAAACATGGGAAGAACGCATTGACCACATACTCGCCATCCGTGAGATCCAGAAAAATACCATGGGCTTCACAGAGTTCGTGCCACTTCCCTTCATGCCTTACAATAACAGGATCGGAGAAGAGATGCTTAAAAACGGCCAGTTCATGACGACAGGAGTGGAAGACCTGAAAGTATATTCACTTGCACGCATTTTACTCAATACACATATAGAGAATATTCAGGTAAGCTGGGTAAAACTTGGAAAGAAGCTTGCACAGCTTGCCTTGCTATGCGGTGGCAATGATCTTGGAGGCACACTAATGGAAGAAAGTATTTCGAGATCAGCAGGTGCATCTAACGGGGAAGTCATCACAGTGGAAGAGCTCGAATGGATCATAAGGGGTGCGGAAAGGACACCTGTCCAGAGAGACACACTTTACAGGAGCATATTATAATGACAATTCCCGAAGATATCATTGAACGGGCCTACAAAGGAAGTGCAACAAAAGAAGATGCACTTAAACTTCTGGATGTAAATCCCTTTGAGCTTTACGCACTGGCAGATGAACTCCGCAAGGAGGCTGTCGGGGATACAGTGACCTATGTCACAAACAGGAATGTCTACATCACCAACATGTGCAAAGGAAACTGTGGATTCTGTGCTTTCAGGGAAGGTGAAGGATACATCCTGACCATCGAAGAGATACTTGAGCAGGTCGGGCAGGCAGAAAAGGCCGGTGCTGTGGAGATCTGCATCCAGGGCGGTTACCTCCCACAACTCGACCTTGAATTTTACAATGAGATCGTAAAGAGCATACACACCACCTATCCAAATATGACCATACATGGATTCTCCCCAATGGAGATCCATTATGCATCATCCCTTTCAGGAACACCTCTTGAGGATGCTTTTGCCGAACTGAAAAAGAACGGACTGGGCACACTTACCGGAACATCTGCAGAGATACTTTCGGACCGCGTTCGAAAGATCATATGCGAGGATAAGATAACAACCGACCAGTGGATAGAGACAATCAAAGCCTCCCACAGGGTCGGCTTGCGTACCAATGCCACCATAATGTACGGTCATGTGGAAACATGGGAAGAACGGTTCGACCATATACTGACAGTGCGTAATATCCAGGAAGAGACCGGAGCATTCACCGAACTGATAACAATGCCTTTCATGCCTTACAACAACCGTGTTGGTGAGGAGATGCTGAGTTCAGGGAAGTTCATGACCACCGGAACGGAGGATCTCAAACTAATAGCAATTGCAAGAGTTCTGCTCAACAAACAAGTGGACAACCTTCAGGCATGCTGGGTCAAGCTCGGCAAGAAGCTTGCACAGGTAGCTTTATCCTGTGGCGCAAATGATCTGGGAGGTACACTTATGGAAGACCAGATCACTCTTGCATCCGGAGGAGCGAACGGGGAATACCTATCACCGGAAGAACTGGAGTGGATCATCACAAGTGAAGGCCGCAAACCGATGAGAAGGAATGCATTATACGAGGAAATCTAATATGCGGGCAGTGATCCCATATAAGAAAGAGAATGCCAAATCCAGGCTATCTCCGGTACTTTCACAGACAGAACGTGAGGAATTCGTCGAACTCATGTTAAGGGATGTGGTCAGCTCATTAAACTCCGCAGGGATCACAAAAATAGACATCCTTACCACCTCCAGTGAAGGAGTGCCCGATGATCTGGATATAGATCTTATTGTAACCGACCCCGGACTTAATGCATCTATCAACTCATACCTGCAAAATGTTGATGAACCAACCATGATCATCATGGCAGATCTCCCCCTTGTGAGAAGCAGTCACATCAAAAAAATAGTATCATATCCCGAAGATGTTGTTATAGTTCCCGGGAAAGGTGGTGGTACAAATATACTGTTCATCCGGCAACCAAATGATTTTACAGTAAAATACCATGGCTGCAGCTTTATAAGCCATTATGAGATCACAGAAGACCTTGGGAAGAGCATACGGATCTTTGACTCATTCCTTGCAAGTATCGATATCGATGAACCTCATGATATTGTAGAGCTACTCTTATACGGAAATGGCCTTTCAAAAGAATATGCTGAAAAAAGATTTTGTGCCGAGACAGGTAAAGGGCGCGTGAAGATATCATCGCTTTCAAAGCTTTCTGATTTCATCTGAGATCCAGTGGAGATACTTATTTTCACCATTTATCTCCCATGAAATTATGCATGGTAGCTCATAGCTGTGAAGCGATACAACGGTTTCTTTAATTTCCTCGAATCTTTCAGAGGTCGTTTTCAACATCAGTGCAACTTCATTATCCTCCACCATTTCATCGTTCCACCTATAAATGGAATTTATCGGATAGATATTAGCACATGCGGCAAGCCGCCTTGACACCAGTTCTTTTCCAAGCATGCGCGCTTCGTCCATATTTCCGGCTGTAATGTAAACTATAATATGTTGCATAATACAAAATATTGGCAGAGAACATATCTAGATATCGTCTGCTCATCTGCAGGTGACATATACTATCGGGCATGAGGAGTCATAATATAACTCAATGTTAACAAACATATGAGAAATATGCAAGACATTAGTCTCGAAGGTTACAAATGTTTACAACCGTGTCCAAAAAAGACATATTTTTTCTTATTATTAGCTTCCGAGAAATAATCACATATAAAAATTTCCATAAGCCAGTGAGCAACTCACGAAACCTATATTATTGTCGAAGTAATAATGGTACATCACATCTGACTATCGGTGATAATGAATGAGCATCATTATAAATAAATATAAATGTGGGTACTGCGGTGCATGTGTGGGCGTCTGCCCAACTGGAGCATTAGAGCTCATCGAAACATGGATAGAAGTAGACAATAAATGTACAGGATGTGGCATCTGCCAGAAGATATGCCCACTTGGAGCTATCGAGGTGGACAGATGAAAAAAGAGTATGATCTTATTGTAGTTGGTGCAGGTCCCGGAGGATCCATTGCTGCCAAAACCGCTGCAAAGGAAGGACTTGACGTACTTTTGATAGAGAAAAGACAGGAGATCGGAGATCCGATCAGATGTGCTGAAGGAGTGGGCAAATACAACCTGAAGCAACATATCGAACCTGATCCCAGATGGATATGCGCAGATCTGAAAGGTTCACGCATATTTTCCCCGGATGGAACTGAGATCGAAATGGCAGAAGAGATCGCAGGAGGAGAGGTTGGATATGTACTTGAAAGAAAGATATTCGACCGGGCACTTGCAAACGAGAGTGCTATTGCCGGGGCAGAAGTGATGGTCAAGACCAGGGCCACTGACCTTATAATTGAGAATGAGACAGTCTGCGGTATCAAGCTCATGCATATGGGTGAAGAATATGAGGTGCGATCAAAGATCGTCATCGGTGCTGACGGAGTGGAATCAAAGGTCGGCCGCTGGGCAGGAATAGACACATCAGTAAAGCCCGCAGACATAGAAACATGTGCACAATATCTGGTATCCAATGCAAATATCGATCAGGAATTCTGTTATTTCTACCTTGGGAATGAGATCGCACCTGCAGGGTACATATGGTTGTTCCCAAAAGGTGGCAACAAAGCCAATGTTGGAATTGGAATACTGGGTAGTAAATCCGGTGAAAATAGACCTATTGATCTTTTGAATGAATTTATTGAAAAGAACATGCCTGATGCAAAGATCATCGAAATGGCAGTCGGAGGAGTACCTGTATCAGGTTCCATGGACAGGACAATTGCCAATGGCCTTATGCTTGTCGGCGATGCCGCCCGACAGTCAGACCCTATCACCGGCGGAGGTATCATTAATGCCATGGATGCAGGAAAGATCGCCGGAGAAATTGCTGTAAAAGCAATAAAGAAAGGAGATTATTCTACAACTACCTTGCAGGAATACGAAGAACTCTGGAGAGAAACAATTGGCAGGGAGATCGACAACAGCCTGGTAGTCAAGGAAACATTTGTCAATTTCACAGATGACGACCTGAACTCACTTGCTAACTCGCTCAAGAACGTTAACTTCACAAGCATGAGCCTTATGGACCTCTTACTTGCTCTTTTCAAGGCAAACAAGAAACTTCTCTGGGACCTCAGAGGACTCTTTAAGGACATTGTTAAGAACGATATTGACTTTAAATATAGATCCTGATCCGACATTTTTTTGTTCCATTCTGAAAATGGATGGAACAATATCTCATTTTGAATTATTTTCTCCAGAACTCAGGAGTAAGCATAACTATAACAGTGAAAACTTCAAGCCTGCCTATCCACATATTGGCGATCAGCACTAGCTTTCCAATAGCAGGGACAGTACTGAAGTTTGCCATTGGTCCGACCATATTAAAACCCGGACCTATATTGCCAAGAGTTGCTATGGATGCTGTAACGGAACTGGTAAGATCCATTCCAAATATTGAAAGGATGGCAGAGCTTATCAAAAATATCAGGAAGTATATCACAACAAAAGAGATAATCGCATGCATGATGTCAACTGGAACGCTCTTACCATTAAATTTGATAGGCCTCACAGCTTTAGGGTGGATAGCTTTAAAAAGCTCGCTTCGTGCGTATTTCAGCAAAAGGAGAAGACGTACGACCTTTATACCACCTGCAGTAGAACCAGCACAACCACCAATGAACATCATCGCCAGTAAAACAACCTTCCCCGAATCTGTCCACAAGTTGAAGTCAGTGGTCGCGTACCCTGTTGTCGTCAGTATAGAGACAACCTGAAAAATAGCATACCTGAAAGATGTGGGGATAGAATCGGGCGTGTCCCTCCAGAGGATCAATGTCAGAAGGACAGTCGCAAGACCTACGATCACAAAATAAAACTTGAACTCATTATCCTTTAGAAGGCTTTTTTTATCAGAATATAAGGTCTTGTAATGCAAAGCAAAGTTCGCACCTGCAATGAACATAAAAAGCGTGATGATACCTTCGATGAGAGGACTGTTAAAAGCTGCAACACTGTCTGCATAAGGTGAAAAACCGCCACATGCCATCGTAGTAAAAGTATGCGTGCAGGCGTCATAGAAAGACATACCCGCAATGAGCAGTAGAAGAAGCTCAACTACGGAAATGGAAACGTAAACAGTCCAGAGTATCTTTGCGGTTTCCCTTATCCTTGGCTTTAGCTGGTCCTCTTTGGGACCCGGGGCCTCAGCGCGGAACATCTGGCGACCTGCAACTCCAAGCTTTGGGAGAATAGCAATGAACAACATGATAATTCCCATGCCACCAATCCATTGGGTCATACTTCTCCAGAACAGCAGACTTCTTGAATGAGACTCAATGTCTACGAAGACCGTTGCTCCGGTCGTTGTAAACCCTGACATTGACTCGAACAGGGCATTAAGAAAAGTTACTCCGTCGAACATATACGGAATTGAACCAAATAGTGCTGCTGCAAACCATCCAAAAGCAACTATAGCAAAGCCTTCACGTTTCTCCCATTCCCTTTCATCTGATGAAGAATACCTGAATGAAAGTATAGATCCAACGACAGTAGTAAATGAAAACGCGACTGCAAAAGGATATGGAGATTCACCATAATAAAGGGCAACACCAAGAGGTAGTAGCATCATTGGACCAAGAAAACGAAGAAGTAAGCCCAATACATTAAATACGATACCAAAATTCATCAAAACACGCCTATTTAAAATTACTTGAACAATCTTTCGACAGCCTGATGTGCAGAAGGCAATGAGAATATAAGCACACGGTCACCTTCCTTGATAATATAGTTACCGCGAGGTACGAAAGTATCGCCTTTATGAACAACCATACTGACAAGTGCACCTTCAGGGAACTTGACGTTCTTCAAAGGTCTTCCAACTACTTTTGAATTGCTTGATGCAGTATATTCAATGATCTCCGCTTTTTCGCCCTCGATCATGGTCAGGGCTTCAATGCCTGTTCCCATGGTCAGTTTCAATACTTCATTAATGGTAGCTTTCCTTGGACTTACAGCACGATCCACACCTACAAGTTCGAACAGTGGAACATAATCAAGATGATCAGCACGTACAATGACCTTTTTAGAACCAAGCTGCTTTGCAAGCAGAGCACATAACAGATTCTTTTCATCACTATCCGTCACAGAGATAACGACATCCATATCCTGAACACCTTCTTCCTTGAGAAGGTTGATGTCCGTCCCATTGCCTTTCAGAACAAGTACTTTTGGGAGTGCCTCAGCAATGAACTCGCACCTTTCCCGATCCTTTTCGATTATCTTTATAGTTGCATGGCTTTTTTCAATAAGCTTTGCAAGATAGAAACCAACGGTACCTCCACCGATGATCATCACCCTACTGACGTTATCCTCATGACCCGCAAAGAGACTTCCCACATTAGCCATGGCATCCGATTTTCCGATGACAACAACATGATCAGCACTATGTATGACATCATCCCCATGAGGAATAATAATGTCGGATTGCCTGTAAATAGCACTCACAATGCAGCAATCAGAAAGATCTAGGTCCTTCATATTCTTGTCCACAAGATCGCTTT
Proteins encoded in this region:
- the fpoC gene encoding F420H2 dehydrogenase subunit FpoC gives rise to the protein MDAKSIIDSLVNKFQDSLTDAKVDSDIRISAYLEPEKIKDVCQYLKDELAFDHLSSETAIDYPKKDEIVVVYHIASYDHPVLLTIKVKLPRDAPEIESIVPVYWNANWYERETYELFGVKFNNHPDLRQLVLPEELLGDWPLRKDYEGFPNTTARNLV
- the fpoB gene encoding F(420)H(2) dehydrogenase subunit B; its protein translation is MDELNDNVPVEDQEEYVEEIPGVITTTSMAITDFLKKTKAQDAINWGRKNSLWFMTQPMGCCGVEMIATGCAHYDTDRFGIIPRNSPRHADVMIISGYVTRKYLPALQKLWEQMAAPKWVICMGDCSISGGPFYESYSTVQNIDKLFPIDVFIPGCPPRPEALLQGFLELQKKIMAKKDHGTDY
- the fpoA gene encoding F420H2 dehydrogenase subunit FpoA yields the protein MSVIIDSSNIINSYIPVAVFLVVSLLMPPATMAMVKLLSPRSKSPNKYATYECGSDPLGDARIQFNVEYYLYAIAFVLFDIEVLFLYPWAMVYIGNGVDMVTAIVEMLIFIFVLLFGYAYLWKKGALKWMN
- a CDS encoding DUF22 domain-containing protein, with the translated sequence MSTETIQVVARKDGELISKKFKAAPYEFTIATRAKWGMMISDEDVELRAGEYKKIAIQEVTLDADTLAIPCAFTYHAVASVLKVASKEGNCLVEKPRTIKYVYVFGQETGKVRAGDLLGVLNIFPIMFTREAMKPVLVK
- a CDS encoding 4Fe-4S binding protein; the protein is MKVNENCVGCGQCTAFCKKDAIIVKSKAHITDKCVECGICAAYCPMKAIEVAE
- a CDS encoding NAD(P)/FAD-dependent oxidoreductase; this translates as MKVIVIGAGLGGLLSAAKLSGSGYDVEVFERLPMTGGRFTNIDVKGYKLTTGALHMIPHGPTGPLAQLLEEVGAEVTIERDEGMAFMRIFEDIENNIYEDVPFGKFGKMFSLWNRIKLAFFMMTTRRNPPRDCSFAEWLSKHLDEPLAHQMADSFCGWALSLKAADVPVEEAFEIFEKLYRHGGPGVPIGGCKAVTDALADVVRNNGGTIHTDKEVSEIIIEDGKASGVIIDGQKYPADLVLSNIGHNFTHGLCKDVDINEEHQQYLNKIKVIKPSAGVKICLAANEPLIGHGGVLFTPSARRVNGINEVTNIDPDLAPQGKHLVMAHQTTQWNRIPYLEDEIDLGIKDLNEIFAGKDFDVLLTQSYYNGWPVNRSSSGSDIGNTTPIEGLYVVGDGAKGKGGIEVEGVALGVKNTMNLILDN
- the cofG gene encoding 7,8-didemethyl-8-hydroxy-5-deazariboflavin synthase subunit CofG; translation: MPEFVTFSRNVFIPVTNICRNRCGYCTFRRDPDHPEARLMSAEEIIQILKNGKEAGCTEALFVFGEYAEEVPEYRKELKKMGYSSTIEYVTELCELAIEIGMLPHTNAGILTRHELEMLKPLNVSMGLMLETTAELKAHSESPGKAPSKRIEMIRTAGELQIPFTTGILVGIGESIEDRKHSLETIAAIHKEFGHIQEVIIQNFMPKPNTPMADHAPPAKEEMIRTVSLAREILPDDVSVQVAPNLIKPHILIQNGATDLGGISPTTIDWINPEAEWPSVIDLQQMTGGIPLKERLPIYPHHIRKGWYSNDLSDLIETLTDKNGFKRKQQ
- the cofH gene encoding 5-amino-6-(D-ribitylamino)uracil--L-tyrosine 4-hydroxyphenyl transferase CofH — protein: MIPEDIVERAYMGTTTKEDALKLLEVKPFELYALADKLRYEAVGNNVTYVVNRNINFTDRCVGTCGFCAFKDKKGYLLSPEQIREKIDEAIASDATELCIQGGLMEDVKLDLYLDILRAVKEDHHHIHTHCFSPMEVYHAATSNGLTIEETLAELKKNGLNTMPGTAAEILADRVRDIICPEKITRQQWIDIVTSAHRAGIPTTATMMYGHVETWEERIDHILAIREIQKNTMGFTEFVPLPFMPYNNRIGEEMLKNGQFMTTGVEDLKVYSLARILLNTHIENIQVSWVKLGKKLAQLALLCGGNDLGGTLMEESISRSAGASNGEVITVEELEWIIRGAERTPVQRDTLYRSIL
- the cofH gene encoding 5-amino-6-(D-ribitylamino)uracil--L-tyrosine 4-hydroxyphenyl transferase CofH yields the protein MTIPEDIIERAYKGSATKEDALKLLDVNPFELYALADELRKEAVGDTVTYVTNRNVYITNMCKGNCGFCAFREGEGYILTIEEILEQVGQAEKAGAVEICIQGGYLPQLDLEFYNEIVKSIHTTYPNMTIHGFSPMEIHYASSLSGTPLEDAFAELKKNGLGTLTGTSAEILSDRVRKIICEDKITTDQWIETIKASHRVGLRTNATIMYGHVETWEERFDHILTVRNIQEETGAFTELITMPFMPYNNRVGEEMLSSGKFMTTGTEDLKLIAIARVLLNKQVDNLQACWVKLGKKLAQVALSCGANDLGGTLMEDQITLASGGANGEYLSPEELEWIITSEGRKPMRRNALYEEI